Proteins co-encoded in one Bubalus bubalis isolate 160015118507 breed Murrah chromosome 7, NDDB_SH_1, whole genome shotgun sequence genomic window:
- the TLR6 gene encoding toll-like receptor 6 translates to MIKDKESPIRSCHFIYIVALVFGTIIQFSDESEFVVDMSKTSLIHVPKDLPPKTKVLDLSQNNISELHLSDISFLSGLRILRLSHNRIQGLDISIFKFNHDLEYLDLSHNQLQKISCHPITTTLKHLDLSFNDFDALPICKEFGNLTQLNFLGLSATKLQQLDLLPIAHLHLNCILLDLEDYKKENKKESLQILNTKKLHLVFHPNSFFSVQVNISANSLGCLQLTNIKLNDYNCQVLLKFLSGLTGGPTLLNFTLNHMETTWKCLVKVFQFLWPKPVEYLNIYNLTIVERIDEEVFTYYKTTLKALKIEHITNKVFLFSQTALYTVFSEMNILMLTISDTRFIHMLCPQEPSTFKFLNFTQNSFTDSVFQNCDTLARLETLILQKNELKDLFKTSLMTKDMLSLETLDVSWNSLEYDRRNGNCSWVGSIVVLNLSSNALTDSVFRCLPPRIKVLDLHNNRIRSIPKDVTGLETLQELNLASNSLAHLPGCGIFSSLSILIIDYNSISNPSADFFQSCRKIRSLKAGNNPFQCSCELRDFIQSVGQLSSDVVEGWPESYKCDYPESYKETLLKDFQVSELSCNTALLIVTIVVPGLVLAVAVTVLCIYLDLPWYLRMVCQWTQTRRRARNVPLEELQRTLQFHAFISYSEHDSAWVKNELIPNLEKEDIRICLHERNFVAGKSIVENIINCIEKSYKSIFVLSPNFVQSEWCHYELYFAHHNLFHEGSDNLILILLEPIPQNTIPDRYHKLRALMAQRTYLEWPKEKSKHGLFWANIRAAFNIKLRLVTENDDVKG, encoded by the coding sequence ATGATCAAAGACAAAGAATCTCCCATCAGAAGctgtcattttatttacattgtgGCCTTAGTATTTGGAACCATAATCCAGTTCTCTGATGAAAGTGAATTTGTGGTAGACATGTCAAAAACAAGCCTTATTCATGTTCCCAAAGACCTGCCACCAAAAACCAAAGTCTTAGACTTGTCTCAAAACAACATATCTGAGCTTCACCTGTCTGATATCAGCTTTCTCTCAGGGCTGAGAATTCTGAGACTTTCCCATAATAGAATCCAGGGCCTTGATATTAGTATTTTCAAGTTCAACCATGATTTGGAATATTTGGATTTATCTCACAATCAGTTGCAGAAGATATCCTGCCATCCAATCACCACGACTCTCAAGCATTTAGACCTCTCATTCAATGACTTCGATGCCCTGCCCATCTGTAAGGAATTTGGCAACTTGACCCAACTGAATTTCTTAGGATTAAGTGCTACAAAGTTACAACAATTAGATTTACTACCCATTGCTCACTTGCACCTAAATTGTATCCTTCTGGATTTGGAAgactataagaaagaaaataagaaagaaagtctTCAAATTCTGAATACAAAGAAACTTCACCTTGTTTTTCACCCAAATAGCTTTTTCTCTGTCCAAGTGAACATATCAGCGAATAGTTTAGGGTGCTTACAACTGACTAATATTAAATTGAATGATTACAATTGTCaagttttacttaaatttttatcAGGACTCACTGGAGGACCAACCTTACTAAATTTTACCCTCAACCATATGGAAACAACTTGGAAATGTTTGGTTAAagtttttcagttcctttggCCCAAACCTGTAGAATATCTCAATATTTACAATTTAACAATAGTTGAACGCATTGATGAAGAAGTTTTTACTTATTATAAAACAACATTGAAGGCACTGAAAATAGAACATATTACaaacaaagtttttcttttttcacagacAGCATTATACACAGTGTTTTCTGAGATGAACATTCTGATGTTAACCATATCAGACACACGCTTTATACACATGCTTTGTCCTCAGGAACCAAGCACATTTAAGTTTTTGAACTTTACCCAGAATAGTTTCACAGATAGTGTCTTTCAAAATTGTGACACTTTAGCTAGATTGGAGACACTTATCttacaaaagaatgaattaaaagacCTTTTCAAAACAAGTCTCATGACTAAGGATATGCTTTCTTTGGAAACACTGGATGTTAGCTGGAATTCTTTGGAATATGACAGACGTAATGGAAATTGCTCTTGGGTTGGGAGTATAGTGGTATTAAATTTATCTTCAAATGCACTCACTGACTCTGTTTTCAGATGTTTACCTCCTCGGATCAAGGTTCTTGATCTTCACAATAACAGAATAAGGAGCATCCCTAAAGATGTCACTGGTCTAGAAACTTTGCAAGAACTCAACCTTGCTTCCAATTCTTTAGCCCACCTTCCTGGGTGTGGTATCTTTAGCAGCCTTTCCATACTGATCATTGACTATAATTCAATTTCCAATCCATCAGCTGATTTCTTCCAGAGCTGCCGGAAGATTAGGTCCCTCAAAGCGGGGAACAATCCATTCCAATGTTCCTGTGAGCTAAGAGACTTTATCCAAAGCGTAGGCCAATTATCAAGTGATGTGGTAGAGGGCTGGCCTGAGTCTTATAAGTGTGACTATCCGGAAAGCTACAAGGAAACCCTTCTAAAGGACTTCCAGGTATCTGAGCTATCCTGCAACACAGCTCTGCTGATCGTCACCATTGTGGTCCCTGGGCTGGTGCTGGCTGTTGCCGTGACTGTCCTCTGTATCTACCTGGATCTGCCCTGGTACCTCAGGATGGTGTGTCAGTGGACCCAGACCCGGCGCAGGGCCAGGAATGTACCCTTGGAAGAACTCCAAAGAACTCTCCAGTTCCATGCTTTTATTTCATACAGTGAACATGACTCTGCCTGGGTGAAGAATGAATTAATACCGAAcctagaaaaagaagatataagaatttGTCTCCATGAGAGAAATTTTGTTGCTGGCAAGAGCATCGTGGAAAATATCATCAACTGCATTGAGAAAAGTTACAAATCCATCTTCGTTTTGTCTCCCAACTTTGTCCAGAGCGAATGGTGCCATTATGAACTCTACTTTGCCCACCACAATCTCTTCCATGAAGGATCTGATAACTTAATCCTGATCTTGCTGGAACCCATTCCACAGAACACCATTCCTGATAGATATCACAAGCTAAGAGCTCTCATGGCACAGAGAACTTATTTGGAATGGCCCAAGGAGAAGAGCAAGCATGGACTCTTTTGGGCTAATATTAGAGCtgcttttaatattaaattaagaCTAGTCACTGAAAATGATGAtgtgaaaggttaa